A stretch of DNA from Candidatus Cloacimonadota bacterium:
CTTATCTCCAAAATCTTTTACAAATTGTTTAATTTCTCGAACTCGCTCATCTCCACGAGAATTGATCAAAGTCATCGTCAGATCTGCAGTTTGATCGTTTCCGGTGGGACGATTATAAACATTTTCGATAATTTGCAAACCTGTGATTTCTTGTGCTGCCAAGGTTGCAGCCATCATCAACACTGCTATTACGATAATTGTAAATTTTTTCATTTTTCCTCCGTTTTTAATGTAACTCAAACATTCCTGTTTGAGATTTTGCACAATCAGGAATGATTGTGATACTTTTGCTTGCTTGTCCCCAAATGCAATCATAAGCAGACTGGACTTCATTGCGAAGCAAATGGAGTTCAGAATGCGATAAAACTTTTCGTCTCGAAAGATTGCTTCAGAATGAAGAAACCGAAACAATTTGAAACCTTGCGAATGGTCTTATCTTTCATTCCGACTCAAGTCCACTTTCGCTGCGCTCTTGTGAACTCGAGTCTTCTTCTTCCCAAAAAACAGATTCGTTTTATAAAGCAGCAGATACATAATCGTTACCGTTCCCAAAAAACTGGTGAACATATTCAACGAGACCAACGCTCCCAAACTGCGATTAGGTGGGAACACGGAAAACAGCAAAACCAGGAATCCGGCGATCACAACCATTGCATTGAAGATAATTGCGCGTCCGGAATGATGCATTGTTCCTTCCATAGTTTTTTGTTTATCACGCGTTTCTTTTGCATAAATCTTGTAGCGCTCGATAAAATGAACAGCATAATCGATGCCGATCCCGATAGCAATACTGGAGATAAGAGCAGTTGTAGTTGAGAGCGGAATATTCAGTAGTCCCATCACTCCGAAACCGATAATTGCAGTGATAACGATAGG
This window harbors:
- a CDS encoding outer membrane lipoprotein-sorting protein, producing the protein MKKFTIIVIAVLMMAATLAAQEITGLQIIENVYNRPTGNDQTADLTMTLINSRGDERVREIKQFVKDFGDK